A single Bacillota bacterium DNA region contains:
- a CDS encoding DNA-binding protein, translating to MTVRNEEYYKRIFEPYPDVVTLEQFRTMLGGIGDSTARKLLRGNHVKHFYIRDTYMIPKVWVIEYILSDHYAEYRQKLKVQV from the coding sequence ATGACTGTGAGAAATGAAGAATATTATAAACGAATTTTTGAGCCATATCCTGACGTAGTTACCTTGGAACAATTCAGGACTATGTTAGGCGGCATTGGTGATAGTACAGCGCGAAAACTTTTAAGAGGAAACCATGTAAAGCATTTTTATATTCGTGATACTTATATGATACCTAAAGTATGGGTTATTGAGTATATACTAAGCGATCATTATGCTGAATACCGGCAAAAGTTAAAAGTGCAGGTTTAG